A window of Paraburkholderia bryophila contains these coding sequences:
- a CDS encoding MFS transporter, producing MASPDHAESAAQRSPDVASFDAATASPAALLDAGSISARLDRLPATRSIWKLVVLLSLGFFFELYDLLYSGYVAPGLVKSGLLTATTHGLFGSTGVASFIAALFSGLFIGTIACGFLADRFGRRAVFTYSLLWYTAANVVMAFQETATGLNFWRFVAGIGIGVELVTIGTYISELVPKQIRGRAFACEQAVGFTAVPVVAFLSYLLVPRTLLGLDGWRWVVLIGAHGALFVWWIRRALPESPRWLAQQGRLAEADRVMSALEAKVRSEYGRELPPPAPPMPVAPRGSFRDMWVPPYRNRTLMMTIFNIFQTVGFYGFANWVPTLLIKQGITITTSLMYSSVIALAAPIGPIIGLFIGDRFERKTVIVVMAGVNIVCGLWFSQASGAVLLVSLGVCLTLAGNIISYSFHAYQTELFPTSIRARAVGFVYSWSRFSAIFTAFLIAAVLKQFGTTGVFVFIAGAMLIVMLAIGLMGPRTKGLELEVISK from the coding sequence ATGGCATCGCCCGATCACGCCGAGTCCGCTGCACAGCGCAGCCCCGACGTCGCCTCTTTTGACGCGGCCACCGCTAGCCCCGCCGCGTTGCTCGACGCCGGCAGCATTTCCGCGCGCCTCGACCGGCTTCCGGCCACGCGTTCCATCTGGAAGCTGGTCGTGCTGCTGAGCCTCGGCTTCTTCTTCGAACTCTACGATCTGCTGTACTCGGGCTATGTCGCGCCTGGCCTCGTCAAAAGCGGTTTGCTGACGGCGACCACGCATGGTCTGTTCGGCTCGACCGGGGTGGCGAGTTTCATCGCTGCGCTATTCAGCGGGCTGTTTATCGGCACGATCGCGTGCGGCTTTCTGGCGGATCGCTTCGGACGCCGTGCGGTGTTTACGTATTCGCTGCTGTGGTACACCGCGGCCAACGTCGTGATGGCGTTTCAGGAGACGGCTACCGGGCTGAACTTCTGGCGCTTCGTTGCGGGTATCGGTATCGGCGTCGAGTTGGTGACGATTGGTACTTACATCTCCGAACTGGTGCCCAAGCAGATTCGCGGGCGCGCGTTCGCTTGCGAGCAGGCCGTGGGTTTTACCGCCGTACCGGTGGTGGCGTTCCTGTCGTATCTGCTGGTGCCGCGTACCTTGCTCGGTTTGGATGGCTGGCGCTGGGTCGTATTGATCGGCGCGCACGGTGCGTTGTTCGTCTGGTGGATTCGCCGTGCGTTGCCCGAGAGTCCGCGTTGGCTCGCGCAACAAGGGCGTCTCGCCGAAGCCGACCGCGTGATGAGCGCGCTCGAAGCGAAGGTGCGCAGCGAATACGGCCGTGAATTGCCGCCGCCCGCGCCGCCGATGCCGGTGGCGCCGCGCGGCAGCTTCCGCGATATGTGGGTGCCGCCGTACCGCAACCGCACGCTGATGATGACGATCTTCAACATCTTCCAGACGGTGGGTTTTTACGGTTTCGCCAACTGGGTGCCGACGTTGCTGATCAAGCAGGGCATTACGATCACCACGAGCTTGATGTATTCGAGCGTGATTGCACTGGCTGCGCCGATTGGACCCATCATCGGGCTTTTTATCGGCGACCGCTTCGAGCGCAAGACGGTGATCGTGGTGATGGCCGGTGTGAATATTGTTTGCGGGCTGTGGTTCAGTCAGGCGTCGGGCGCGGTGTTGCTGGTGAGTCTTGGGGTTTGCCTGACGCTTGCGGGCAATATCATTTCGTATAGCTTCCATGCGTATCAGACCGAACTTTTCCCGACCAGCATTCGTGCGCGGGCGGTGGGCTTCGTGTATTCGTGGAGCCGGTTTTCGGCCATTTTTACGGCGTTCCTGATCGCGGCGGTGTTGAAGCAGTTCGGCACGACCGGTGTGTTCGTGTTTATTGCCGGCGCGATGCTGATCGTGATGCTGGCGATTGGTTTGATGGGACCGCGCACGAAGGGGCTTGAGCTGGAAGTCATCTCGAAGTAA
- a CDS encoding aconitase family protein has translation MSDTIRLDGRVLFLSQDPAVIDAQLAGGNFTRASAGSLRDNVSTDEITPVTVMLTYDERLGQYPYVGFKTGERLPIGRNAVKDGGFQITVAGKRYGKGSSRESSPLAELSAGIRLIVAESFERIYQQNCDNIGILTTTDFSVLDRLMSGETVPIDAFLEGRDELTQQIIRSGGLLAYSKFADWPAPRVAGSADASANATANADALSAEPMTLVEKIIARHLHPGMTNARRGDGVFIAADWRFSHDYFTGMCAHLMHRAFGKPAPLHEPDHIVAFQDHLVLAAQSIPHVRDGLLPGVANLMEGHTSFSRDYPVRSHGALDTLPGSEGICHALMAEQYALPGQVACGTDSHTPHSGALGCLAFGAGATEIANSWVTGYVRCKVPETLRIEIDGGLREGVTAKDVVLYLLQMDAIRSGGAIGLVFEYGGEAVRAMSVDERATLTNMVAELGGFTGIVEPDARTTAFLKERRGVDFSVESWMKSDPGATYRDTIRIDASRIEPMLARPGDPGNGMPALQLEQDVAIDIAYGGSCTAGKREDFDYYHEVLRWGVERGIRVPDGTRLFLQFGTMAVRMYCEAQGYLPVFERAGVTLVMPGCGSCANCGPGQSAEANDVTISAINRNFPGRSGPGDVWLASPYTVAASALAGKITTFEQLKRARG, from the coding sequence ATGAGCGATACGATTCGTCTGGACGGCCGCGTGCTGTTCCTGTCTCAAGACCCCGCGGTGATCGATGCGCAACTGGCCGGCGGCAACTTCACGCGCGCCAGTGCAGGGTCGCTACGCGATAACGTCTCCACCGACGAGATCACGCCCGTCACCGTGATGCTCACTTACGACGAACGTCTCGGCCAGTATCCGTACGTCGGCTTCAAGACCGGCGAGCGTCTGCCGATTGGGCGCAATGCGGTGAAAGACGGTGGCTTCCAGATCACGGTTGCGGGCAAGCGCTACGGCAAGGGTTCGTCGCGCGAATCGAGCCCGCTGGCGGAGTTGTCGGCGGGCATCCGGTTGATCGTCGCGGAGAGTTTCGAGCGCATCTACCAGCAGAATTGCGACAACATCGGCATTCTCACCACGACCGATTTCTCCGTGCTCGACCGACTGATGTCCGGCGAGACCGTGCCGATCGACGCGTTTCTCGAAGGCCGCGATGAGCTCACGCAGCAGATCATTCGCAGCGGCGGTTTGCTCGCGTATAGCAAGTTTGCGGATTGGCCCGCGCCTCGTGTGGCGGGCAGTGCCGACGCCAGCGCCAATGCCACGGCGAACGCGGACGCGCTGAGCGCCGAACCGATGACGCTGGTCGAGAAGATCATCGCGCGGCATCTGCATCCCGGCATGACGAACGCGCGGCGTGGCGACGGCGTGTTCATCGCCGCCGACTGGCGCTTCAGTCACGACTACTTCACCGGTATGTGCGCGCATCTGATGCATCGCGCGTTCGGCAAGCCCGCGCCTTTGCATGAGCCGGATCACATCGTCGCGTTTCAGGATCATCTGGTGCTCGCGGCGCAGAGCATTCCGCACGTGCGCGATGGTTTACTGCCGGGCGTCGCCAATCTGATGGAAGGGCATACGTCGTTCTCGCGCGACTACCCGGTGCGCTCGCACGGCGCGCTCGACACGCTGCCCGGCTCCGAAGGCATCTGTCATGCGCTGATGGCGGAGCAATACGCGCTGCCGGGGCAAGTGGCCTGCGGCACCGATTCGCACACACCGCATTCGGGCGCGCTCGGCTGCCTCGCATTCGGTGCGGGCGCAACGGAAATCGCCAATAGCTGGGTGACGGGCTATGTGCGCTGCAAGGTGCCGGAGACTTTGCGCATCGAGATCGACGGTGGTCTGCGCGAAGGCGTGACCGCCAAAGACGTGGTGCTCTATCTGCTGCAGATGGACGCGATCCGCTCGGGCGGCGCGATCGGCCTCGTGTTCGAATATGGCGGCGAGGCGGTGCGCGCGATGTCGGTCGACGAGCGTGCGACCTTGACGAACATGGTCGCGGAATTGGGCGGCTTCACGGGCATTGTCGAACCGGATGCGCGCACCACGGCGTTTCTGAAGGAGCGGCGCGGCGTCGATTTCAGCGTGGAAAGCTGGATGAAAAGCGATCCTGGCGCGACCTATCGCGACACGATCCGGATCGACGCGAGCCGGATCGAACCGATGCTCGCGCGCCCAGGCGACCCCGGCAACGGCATGCCGGCGCTACAACTGGAACAGGACGTCGCGATCGACATTGCCTATGGCGGTTCGTGCACCGCGGGCAAGCGCGAAGACTTCGACTACTACCACGAGGTGCTGCGCTGGGGTGTCGAGCGAGGCATTCGTGTACCGGATGGCACACGTTTGTTTCTGCAATTCGGCACCATGGCCGTGCGTATGTATTGCGAGGCGCAAGGCTATTTGCCGGTGTTCGAGCGCGCGGGCGTGACGCTCGTGATGCCGGGTTGCGGGTCGTGCGCGAATTGCGGACCGGGGCAATCCGCCGAGGCGAATGACGTGACGATCAGCGCGATTAACCGCAATTTTCCGGGGCGTTCGGGACCGGGCGACGTGTGGCTCGCCAGTCCCTACACGGTGGCGGCGAGCGCGCTGGCCGGAAAAATCACCACCTTCGAACAATTGAAGCGCGCGCGCGGCTAG